In one Salvelinus namaycush isolate Seneca unplaced genomic scaffold, SaNama_1.0 Scaffold527, whole genome shotgun sequence genomic region, the following are encoded:
- the LOC120041753 gene encoding zinc finger protein RFP-like, with amino-acid sequence FDRRPDLSVNRITSKMAAQLRKLSLVKVTTITPEVELHLTKPGEVSCDVCTEGEHKALKSCLVCLVSYCETHLEPHQRVAALTRHKLIDPVDNLEDKVCQRHSRPLEMFCRIDLTCVCQICTETDHKTHKTVPIEEECGERKAQLEKTKGKVQQMIRERKQKIQEIKHSGDLSKRDAEKGIADSVEVFTALVRCIEKSQAELIEVIEKKQKAAERQAEEFIKELEQEITELQRKSTELDQLSHTEDQLHLLRSSPSLCSLPPTKNWSEISVNKNLCVGTVMRAVSELGKTLNKEMEKLPEIKLKRIRQCAVDVTFDPDTAHLWLIVSGDGKQVRYGDGAQNLPDNPERFNAGICVLGKEGFSSGRFYYELQVKEKTEWTLGVAKESINRKGSFTFSPGNGLWTVGFWDGETYEAHNKKVAVLSLREKPQKVGVFVDYEKGEVSFYDVEASSHIYSFTGCTFTEKIYPFYYTHVKNEAPLIICPVSLTEFSP; translated from the coding sequence GGAGAAGTGTCCTGTGATGTCTGTACTGAGGGTGAGCACAAGGCCCTGAAGTCTTGCCTGGTGTGTCTGGTCTCTTACTGCGAGACTCACCTGGAGCCTCATCAGAGAGTGGCAGCCTTGACGAGACACAAGCTGATCGATCCCGTGGACAACCTGGAAGACAAGGTGTGTCAGAGACACAGCAGACCCCTGGAGATGTTCTGCAGGATAGACCTGACGTGTGTGTGTCAGATCTGCACTGAGACAGACCACAAGACTCACAAGACTGTCCCTATAGAGGAAGagtgtggagagaggaaggctcAGCTGGAGAAGACTAAGGGGAAAGTGCAGCAGATGATCCGGGAACGAAAACAGAAGATTCAGGAGATCAAACACTCAGGGGACCTCAGCAAGAGAGATGCAGAGAAAGGCATAGCAGATAGTGTGGAGGTCTTCACTGCTCTGGTGCGGTGCATTGAGAAAAGCCAGGCTGAGCTCATCGAGGTGATTGAGAAGAAGCAGAAAGCGGCAGAGAGGCAGGCTGAAGAGTTTATCAAAGAGTTGGAGCAGGAAATCACCGAGCTACAGAGAAAAAGCACTGAACTGGATCAGTTGTCACACACTGAGGACCAGCTCCACCTCCTCCGGAGTTCTCCATCCCTCTGCAGCCTTCCACCTACCAAgaactggtctgagatcagtgtAAACAAGAATCTGTGTGTGGGTACTGTGATGAGAGCTGTGTCTGAGCTAGGGAAGACACTCaataaagagatggagaagtTGCCTGAAATCAAGCTGAAGAGAATTAGGCAGTGTGCAGTAGATGTGACTTTTGATCCTGATACAGCACATCTCTGGCTTATCGTGTCTGGTGATGGGAAACAAGTGAGGTATGGAGACGGAGCACAGAACCTCCCTGACAACCCAGAGAGGTTTAATGCTGGCATCTGTGTCCTGGGAAAGGAGGGCTTCTCCTCAGGGAGATTCTACTATGAGTTGCAGGTAAAGGAAAAGACTGAATGGACTTTAGGAGTGGCAAAAGAATCCATCAACAGGAAGGGGTCTTTTACATTCTCCCCGGGGAATGGATTGTGGACTGTGGGGTTTTGGGATGGGGAGACGTACGAGGCCCACAATAAGAAAGTTGCCGTTCTGTCCCTGAGAGAGAAGCCCCAGAAGGTAGGGGTGTTTGTGGATTATGAGAAGGGAGAGGTCTCCTTTTATGATGTGGAAGCCTCGTCACATATCTACTCTTTTACTGGCTGCACCTTCACTGAGAAAATCTATCCCTTTTATTATACACATGTAAAAAACGAGGCCCCATTGATCATATGCCCTGTAAGTCTGACTGAGTTTTCACCTTAG